In Notamacropus eugenii isolate mMacEug1 chromosome 1, mMacEug1.pri_v2, whole genome shotgun sequence, one genomic interval encodes:
- the SMIM22 gene encoding small integral membrane protein 22: MAPSIREVGSELQETAQELLSRLKSRHLFQSEWDIAAFVVFLTFIGTVLLLTLLVFLHYCCCCCCRRSSSPPKRRPKGVDNLALEP; this comes from the exons ATGGCTCCATCCATCAGGGAGGTGGGGAGCGAGCTGCAGGAGACTGCACAGGAACTGTTGAGCCGACTGAAGAGCCGCCATCTGTTTCAGTCCGAGTGGGATATTGCAGCCTTTGTGGTATTCCTTACCTTCATTG GGACTGTGCTGCTGCTGACGCTCCTCGTCTTCCtgcactactgctgctgctgctgctgccgccgctccTCCAGCCCCCCAAAG AGAAGACCCAAGGGAGTGGACAACTTAGCCCTGGAGCCATAG
- the ROGDI gene encoding protein rogdi homolog isoform X3 — protein sequence MATAMAATAAERAVLEEEFRWLLHDEVHAVLRQLQDILKEASYRFTLPGAGTEGPARQENFILGSSTTDQVKGVLTLQGDALSQADVNLKIPRNNQLLHFAFREDKQWKLQQIQDARNHVSQAIYLLANRDESYQFKTGAEVLKLMDAVMLQLTRARNRLTTPATLTLPEIASSGLTRMFAPALPADLLVNFYINLNKLCLTVYQLHALQPSSTKNFRPAGGAVLHSPGAMFEWGTQRLEVSHVHKVECVVPWLNDALVFFTVSLQLCQQLKDKISVFSSYWSYRPF from the exons ATGGCGACTGCGATGGCTGCGACGGCGGCGGAGCGGGCCGTTCTG GAGGAGGAGTTCCGGTGGCTGCTTCACGACGAGGTCCACGCCGTGCTGCGCCAGCTGCAGGACATTCTCAAG GAAGCCTCTTACCGGTTTACTCTGCCCGGCGCTGGCACCGAAGGACCCGCCAGACAAGAGAACTTCATCCTCGGCAGCTCCAC CACGGACCAGGTGAAGGGGGTGCTGACTCTGCAAGGGGACGCGCTGAGCCAAGCG gaTGTGAATCTGAAAATACCTAGAAATAACCAGTTGTTGCACTTTGCATTCCGAGAAGACAAGCAGTGGAAACTGCAGCAG ATCCAGGATGCCAGGAATCATGTTAGCCAAGCGATTTATCTCCTTGCAAACCGGGATGAGAGCTACCAATTCAAGACAGGAGCTGAAGTCCTCAAG CTAATGGATGCAGTGATGCTGCAGCTAACCCGAGCACGAAATCGTCTTACCACTCCAGCTACGCTCACCCTGCCTGAGATTGCCTCCAGTGGCCTGACG AGGATGTTTGCTCCTGCTTTGCCTGCTGACCTTCTGGTGAATTTTTACATCAACCTTAATAAGCTCTGCCTAACTGTGTACCAGCTGCACGCTCTGCAACCCAGCTCCACCAAG AACTTCCGCCCTGCAGGGGGTGCGGTACTTCACAGCCCTGGAGCCATGTT TGAATGGGGCACCCAACGACTGGAGGTGAGTCACGTGCACAAGGTCGAGTGTGTGGTTCCCTGGCTCAATGATGCTCTGGTCTTCTTCACTGTCTCCCTGCAGCTCTGCCAGCAGCTCAAAGACAAG ATCTCAGTCTTCTCCAGCTACTGGAGCTACAGACCCTTCTGA
- the ROGDI gene encoding protein rogdi homolog isoform X4 yields the protein MATAMAATAAERAVLEEEFRWLLHDEVHAVLRQLQDILKEASYRFTLPGAGTEGPARQENFILGSSTTDQVKGVLTLQGDALSQADVNLKIPRNNQLLHFAFREDKQWKLQQIQDARNHVSQAIYLLANRDESYQFKTGAEVLKRMFAPALPADLLVNFYINLNKLCLTVYQLHALQPSSTKNFRPAGGAVLHSPGAMFEWGTQRLEVSHVHKVECVVPWLNDALVFFTVSLQLCQQLKDKISVFSSYWSYRPF from the exons ATGGCGACTGCGATGGCTGCGACGGCGGCGGAGCGGGCCGTTCTG GAGGAGGAGTTCCGGTGGCTGCTTCACGACGAGGTCCACGCCGTGCTGCGCCAGCTGCAGGACATTCTCAAG GAAGCCTCTTACCGGTTTACTCTGCCCGGCGCTGGCACCGAAGGACCCGCCAGACAAGAGAACTTCATCCTCGGCAGCTCCAC CACGGACCAGGTGAAGGGGGTGCTGACTCTGCAAGGGGACGCGCTGAGCCAAGCG gaTGTGAATCTGAAAATACCTAGAAATAACCAGTTGTTGCACTTTGCATTCCGAGAAGACAAGCAGTGGAAACTGCAGCAG ATCCAGGATGCCAGGAATCATGTTAGCCAAGCGATTTATCTCCTTGCAAACCGGGATGAGAGCTACCAATTCAAGACAGGAGCTGAAGTCCTCAAG AGGATGTTTGCTCCTGCTTTGCCTGCTGACCTTCTGGTGAATTTTTACATCAACCTTAATAAGCTCTGCCTAACTGTGTACCAGCTGCACGCTCTGCAACCCAGCTCCACCAAG AACTTCCGCCCTGCAGGGGGTGCGGTACTTCACAGCCCTGGAGCCATGTT TGAATGGGGCACCCAACGACTGGAGGTGAGTCACGTGCACAAGGTCGAGTGTGTGGTTCCCTGGCTCAATGATGCTCTGGTCTTCTTCACTGTCTCCCTGCAGCTCTGCCAGCAGCTCAAAGACAAG ATCTCAGTCTTCTCCAGCTACTGGAGCTACAGACCCTTCTGA
- the ROGDI gene encoding protein rogdi homolog isoform X1, with protein MATAMAATAAERAVLEEEFRWLLHDEVHAVLRQLQDILKEASYRFTLPGAGTEGPARQENFILGSSTTDQVKGVLTLQGDALSQADVNLKIPRNNQLLHFAFREDKQWKLQQIQDARNHVSQAIYLLANRDESYQFKTGAEVLKLMDAVMLQLTRARNRLTTPATLTLPEIASSGLTVSARNRPAALYRSCGVEVPVPIIPRPISFMRLLKHFFVKASSAGRVLFRIPAIKRQAWSSTKIPALPQWQSCRETALTIVPGKRMFAPALPADLLVNFYINLNKLCLTVYQLHALQPSSTKNFRPAGGAVLHSPGAMFEWGTQRLEVSHVHKVECVVPWLNDALVFFTVSLQLCQQLKDKISVFSSYWSYRPF; from the exons ATGGCGACTGCGATGGCTGCGACGGCGGCGGAGCGGGCCGTTCTG GAGGAGGAGTTCCGGTGGCTGCTTCACGACGAGGTCCACGCCGTGCTGCGCCAGCTGCAGGACATTCTCAAG GAAGCCTCTTACCGGTTTACTCTGCCCGGCGCTGGCACCGAAGGACCCGCCAGACAAGAGAACTTCATCCTCGGCAGCTCCAC CACGGACCAGGTGAAGGGGGTGCTGACTCTGCAAGGGGACGCGCTGAGCCAAGCG gaTGTGAATCTGAAAATACCTAGAAATAACCAGTTGTTGCACTTTGCATTCCGAGAAGACAAGCAGTGGAAACTGCAGCAG ATCCAGGATGCCAGGAATCATGTTAGCCAAGCGATTTATCTCCTTGCAAACCGGGATGAGAGCTACCAATTCAAGACAGGAGCTGAAGTCCTCAAG CTAATGGATGCAGTGATGCTGCAGCTAACCCGAGCACGAAATCGTCTTACCACTCCAGCTACGCTCACCCTGCCTGAGATTGCCTCCAGTGGCCTGACGGTCAGTGCCCGGAACAGACCTGCAGCATTATATAGATCATGTGGTGTAGAGGTCCCTGTCCCCATCATTCCCAG acCTATTTCTTTTATGCGTTTGTTAAAACATTTCTTTGTGAAGGCTTCATCAGCTGGCAGAGTCTTGTTTAGAATCCCTGCTATAAAGAGACAGGCCTGGAGTTCAACAAagatcccagctctgcctcagtgGCAGAGCTGCAGGGAGACAGCTTTAACCATAGTGCCTGGAAAG AGGATGTTTGCTCCTGCTTTGCCTGCTGACCTTCTGGTGAATTTTTACATCAACCTTAATAAGCTCTGCCTAACTGTGTACCAGCTGCACGCTCTGCAACCCAGCTCCACCAAG AACTTCCGCCCTGCAGGGGGTGCGGTACTTCACAGCCCTGGAGCCATGTT TGAATGGGGCACCCAACGACTGGAGGTGAGTCACGTGCACAAGGTCGAGTGTGTGGTTCCCTGGCTCAATGATGCTCTGGTCTTCTTCACTGTCTCCCTGCAGCTCTGCCAGCAGCTCAAAGACAAG ATCTCAGTCTTCTCCAGCTACTGGAGCTACAGACCCTTCTGA
- the ROGDI gene encoding protein rogdi homolog isoform X2: MATAMAATAAERAVLEEEFRWLLHDEVHAVLRQLQDILKEASYRFTLPGAGTEGPARQENFILGSSTTDQVKGVLTLQGDALSQADVNLKIPRNNQLLHFAFREDKQWKLQQIQDARNHVSQAIYLLANRDESYQFKTGAEVLKLMDAVMLQLTRARNRLTTPATLTLPEIASSGLTVSARNRPAALYRSCGVEVPVPIIPRPISFMRLLKHFFVKASSAGRVLFRIPAIKRQAWSSTKIPALPQWQSCRETALTIVPGKNFRPAGGAVLHSPGAMFEWGTQRLEVSHVHKVECVVPWLNDALVFFTVSLQLCQQLKDKISVFSSYWSYRPF; encoded by the exons ATGGCGACTGCGATGGCTGCGACGGCGGCGGAGCGGGCCGTTCTG GAGGAGGAGTTCCGGTGGCTGCTTCACGACGAGGTCCACGCCGTGCTGCGCCAGCTGCAGGACATTCTCAAG GAAGCCTCTTACCGGTTTACTCTGCCCGGCGCTGGCACCGAAGGACCCGCCAGACAAGAGAACTTCATCCTCGGCAGCTCCAC CACGGACCAGGTGAAGGGGGTGCTGACTCTGCAAGGGGACGCGCTGAGCCAAGCG gaTGTGAATCTGAAAATACCTAGAAATAACCAGTTGTTGCACTTTGCATTCCGAGAAGACAAGCAGTGGAAACTGCAGCAG ATCCAGGATGCCAGGAATCATGTTAGCCAAGCGATTTATCTCCTTGCAAACCGGGATGAGAGCTACCAATTCAAGACAGGAGCTGAAGTCCTCAAG CTAATGGATGCAGTGATGCTGCAGCTAACCCGAGCACGAAATCGTCTTACCACTCCAGCTACGCTCACCCTGCCTGAGATTGCCTCCAGTGGCCTGACGGTCAGTGCCCGGAACAGACCTGCAGCATTATATAGATCATGTGGTGTAGAGGTCCCTGTCCCCATCATTCCCAG acCTATTTCTTTTATGCGTTTGTTAAAACATTTCTTTGTGAAGGCTTCATCAGCTGGCAGAGTCTTGTTTAGAATCCCTGCTATAAAGAGACAGGCCTGGAGTTCAACAAagatcccagctctgcctcagtgGCAGAGCTGCAGGGAGACAGCTTTAACCATAGTGCCTGGAAAG AACTTCCGCCCTGCAGGGGGTGCGGTACTTCACAGCCCTGGAGCCATGTT TGAATGGGGCACCCAACGACTGGAGGTGAGTCACGTGCACAAGGTCGAGTGTGTGGTTCCCTGGCTCAATGATGCTCTGGTCTTCTTCACTGTCTCCCTGCAGCTCTGCCAGCAGCTCAAAGACAAG ATCTCAGTCTTCTCCAGCTACTGGAGCTACAGACCCTTCTGA